A region of the Caldilineales bacterium genome:
GCCAACAGCGCCGCCCCCGCGCCAATGCACAGCCCCCCCAACACGTTTCCCACCAGCGGCAGGTCGAGTCCCAGGCGGGCAGGCAGGCTGAGCAGCAGCCCATACAGCGGCGCCGTAGTGCTGAGCACGCGTTCGCCTGGGTTGTAGACGAAGCCGAGGCCGCGGGCCAGATTGGCGGCGTAGCGATAGGTGACGAAGGCATCATCGACGGCAAGACGGCGCAGGCTGATGGTGAGGCCCACCAACGCCAGCGCCGCCAGCGCCAATCCGCCAGTTTCCCACCGGCGACGGATGCCCGGCCTCACCACCTCTCCCAGTGCACCACATCCGCCAGCGGACGGCGGCCGCCCTGTTTGGGTGGGCGAGCGAGGTCGTCGGGGTTGGCGGGATAGCCGAAGGAGATGGCGCTATAGCACATCAGTTCGGGCGGCAGGCCCAGCAGCTCCCGCGCTCGTTCGATCTCGTAGATGTTGGCCATGACCGAGCCAATGCCGAGTTCGTGCGCGGCCAGCATCATGTTCTGGGCGGCGGCGCCCAAATCGAAGGCCACCGGCCAGCGTTCGCGCCAGTCTCCGGTGACAAGAGCCACGCCCACCGTCGCCCCGGCCAGATGCCCGGCCCAGTCTCCGCACTGGCTGAGAGCGATCAGGCGTTCACGGTCGCGCAGGACGATGAAATGCCAGG
Encoded here:
- a CDS encoding nitroreductase family protein, which gives rise to MNVYDAIRSKRSLRQFSDQAIAEADLNRILNAGRLAGSSKNNQPWHFIVLRDRERLIALSQCGDWAGHLAGATVGVALVTGDWRERWPVAFDLGAAAQNMMLAAHELGIGSVMANIYEIERARELLGLPPELMCYSAISFGYPANPDDLARPPKQGGRRPLADVVHWERW